The nucleotide window TAGATGCTCACTTTCTGGGGCAGGGCATACGTGGCGGTGTAGGCTTTCACCTCGCGCGGCAGCGGCACCAACCCCAGACGCTGCGCCGGAATTTCGGTCAATTGAGCCGAGGCTGACGGTGCAGCCAACAGGCTTACCGCCAGAATTCCACCCAGCCGGGTAGCAAAAGAGAAAGAAAAGGGCATAAACGGTGGGTTGAGCGCAAGAAAATGGGTTGGTGAAACGACTAGCGCCGCCAATGTAAGGACTCAGGGAATATTTGCAGGATATAGCGAGTCGCCCGGCGGCCAAACCGGCAGCTGCCGCGTTGCCGCGGAGAAGCTGCCGGCTGGCCTTGTGCAGGCTCTCCCCTCCTGTTTATTTATCCCACCATACCCGACCAATCAGGTTGTCGCCGCCAGTCACGGCCGCGCTGGCGTCCCGGTAATTGTCGGGGTTGCTGGTAATTTCGGAGGTGGGGTACGGGAAGCGGCGCGGAATCTGGCCGTTGGTGGCATTGTTGGGATACACCACCGGGGTGAGGGCCGGAAAGCCGCTGCGACGATAGTTCGCCCACGACTCGTAGAAATCCAGCATGGTGTTGGTCAAGGCCCAATATTGGGTGTTGATTTGCTCCAGCCCGTTGGCTGCATTATAGGGGTGAGCCGCCAAATAGGTAGTGGCCTCTGCCTCAGCCACAGCCATAGTTGGGTCGTACTGGCTCAGGTAGGTCATGGCGGCCGTCACGCCGGCGTTGTAGTGCTGGGCGGCGCTGCCGCCGATACCCCAACGCTGGGCTGCCTCGGCCAGTAGCAGCTCCGACTCGCCGTAGGTCAGCACAAACGTGGGTCCGTTGCGCTTGATCATCCCGGGGCTGGGCGAGGAATAGGCTGGAAACGTCGTGTAGTTGGCCGCGCCCGAGATATCGAAGGCTGCCCGGCCGCTCAGGTCCTTGCCGTTGGGCATGCCCTTCTGTACCGCCGGAGTCGAAATAGCGCCCGGATTCTGGGTTTTGCTCACGTCGGTGAGATAGAGCTGGGTGACGGCTATTTTCGAGAGGCGCGGGTCGTTGTTGCCTTTAAGGTAATCAATGAAGGTTTGGGACCATTTCACGTAGTAATTCTCCTGGCCTCCGTCGCCGAGCAGCACCTGGCTGTTGCGGTTCTGGGTTACCCGGGCCCCGGCCACGTCGTGCACCACGTAGGCGTTGTCGGCGTTGCTCTGCATGGTTTTGCCCACCACCTTGGTGGCGTAGGCCTGCGCCTTGGCCGGGTCTACCTTGGTCAGGCGCATGGCCAGACGCAGCAGCAGGGTGTTGCCCAGCCGCTGCCACTGGGCGATGTTGCCCTTGTAGAATACGTCCCCGCTCGGCACGTCAGCGTTGGGGTCGAGGGCAGCAGTAGCTTCTTCCACTTCCTTAAGCAGGTCGTTGTAGATGTCCTGCTGCTTGTCATATTTAGGCCGGATTGTGCCCGTGTAGTAGCCCTTGCCCGCTTCGTTGTAGGGCACGTCGCCGTAGAGGTCGGTGAGGCGCTCCATAATCAGGGCCCGCATGATGCGGCCCACCTGATGCAGGTTTTTGTACTGGGCCTTGCCTCTTGTGAATTCCACCATGTCGGTTACGGGCTTCACCTGCTCGGCGTAGGCACCCACAGTATTGCCGCCCCAGTAGGCGGCGGTGTAGGCCTCATTGAGCAGGTACTTGTCGCCGGCCCAGTAGCTTACCACGGTCGAGAGGCCCTGGATGACGGTAGCGCTGTAAATCAGGTTGGCCCGCCAGGTGTCGTAGGCAAAGTCGGAGCTCCCGGTGTAGGCCAGTTGGGAGGTAGTCAGCAGGTAGTTGGCATCGAACGTCGATTGGGTATAAGTCGACGGGTTGGTGTTGATGTCCTCGAAATCATCGGTGCAGCCGCTGGCCAGCAGCAGGGCAGCCAGCAGAGCGGCGGGGTACTTAGGAAAAATATTTTTCATGGCGAAGGGCGTTGAGAGGAACTGCGGAGGCAGGCACTAGAATTTGGCGTTCAGGTTCAGGCCGAACGTGCGGACCGGAGGCACCCCCCGAGTTCCAGACCCTGGGCAAAGGCATTATAGTTGCCCTCGGGGTCGATGTTGTCGGTGTTGCGCTTCAGGAAAGCCAGGTTGCGGGCCACCAGGCTCACCGTCAGGCGCTGGATATGATTGTTAAACAACCCGTTGGGAAAAGAATACCCCAGCGTTACCTGCCGCAACTTAATGAAGTCGGCATCTTGCACAAAGTCTTTCGACACGTTATTAGCCAGCGTGCTGTAGTAGGTAGCCGCGTCAATGTTGTCGGTGCCAAAGGTGCCTTCCCGATTCACCAGGGTCCGCTTGTGCAACCCGAAGAGGGTGCCGTAGTAGTCGGTGGCCGAGAAGATCTTGCCCCAAACTTGCCATCAATCAGCACGCCCAGATTCAGGCGCTTATACACGAAGTCGTTGCTCCAGCCCTGGGTCCAGGGGTGAAAGGCCGTACCAAAGGACTTCAGCTCGCCGCGGGCCGGCACCCCGTTGGGCGTGGTGGCAATGCTGCCGTCGGCGTTGTACTTGTAGTCGTAAGCCAGCACCTGCCCGTAGGGTTGACCCACAATCTGACCTACGAAGCCTACACCCGAGCGCGAGGTAGCGTACACCGACTGCTGCTGCCCGGCGGCCAGCGACAACACCGTGTTTTTGTTGTAGGCCGCGTTGTAGGAGGAAGTCCAGATGAAGTCCGTGGTGCGAATGGGCTGCACGGTCAGCAGCATTTCCACGCCCTTGTTTTCCATTTCTCCCGAGTTGAGCACGGCGCCCTGGTAGCCCGAGCTGATGGAGGCCGGGGCAAAGACAATTTCGTCCTTCGAATTCTTCTTGTAGAAAGTCAGGTCCAGCCGCACGCGGTTCTTGACAAACGCCAGCTCCGTGCCGATTTCTATTTCCTGAGCCCGGGAAGGCCGCAGCCCCGTGTTGGGAATGTTCACGTTGTCGGGGCTGATGGTGCCCAGCGGCAGGCCGTTAAGCGACGTGGGCAGGAAGGCGTAGCTCAGTTGGGTCTGGAACGGCAGCGTGGCCTGGCTGACTTCTGAGTAGCCCGCCCGGATCTTGCCGAACGACAGGAAGTCCGGCTTCACCAGCTCCGAGAATACAAAAGAGGCGCTGATACCGGGAGTCGTATTGAAAAGCTTGTTGTCTTTGCCCGGCGTGGCCAGGGTCGAAAACCAGTCACGGCGCAGCGTGGTCGTCAAAAACAGCAGCTCCCGGTAGGCAAACTCCAGCGAGCCGTAGGCCGACTGCACTTCCTGGTCGCTGAAGAAGCTTTGGGCCGACTTGTTCTTAGCGTTACCCAGAGTGTTCACCCCAAACACGGCCAGGTCGGAGCCGATGTTCTGGAAAGCCTCCGACTTGGTCCGCCGGTAACTAACCCCCAGGTTGGGCGTGAAGGCGAAGTCGTCGCCTACTTCAAACGTTTTCCCGATTAGCCCGTCCGCGTTCAGGTCCGTAAACTGGGTGGTCAGCTCCGTAATGCGGCCCGTGGGCAGGTAGGCCGTGCCCGAGGGCGTCACGCTCGTAAACCGGTCGGTGTAGCCGTCGCGTCCTACCCGGCCCTGCAGGAAAAGTCCATTTTCGAAGGCATAGCGCGCACTCACCGACGAGAGCAGTCGTTCCCGGCGGGTGTTGTTAACGAATCTGTAGGCGGCAAAGTAAGGGTTGGTGTTGTAGGGGTTGCCGGTGTTGTACTGCAGCTCGGTGCGGTCCGCATTTACCGTAGGCTCCAGGGTGCGCACGTCCAGGCTGGTGGGCAGGAAGGTCACGTTGAAGTTGGCATTGCCGGCGCCGTCGGAAAGAATGGGGCGGTTATCGGCCTGCTCCAGAATGTAGTTGGCCCGCGCGTCGATGGTCAGGCGCTTAAACGGGTCGAAGGTGCCGACAAAGTTGAAAGTCTGCCGGCCCAGCCCCGAGTTGGGCACTACGGCCTTGTTGGTCAAGTTGCTGGCCGAAAGCCGCACCGAGCCGCCGGTGAATGCCTTGTTGAAGGCCAGGGTGTTGGTCCAGCTGTGGCCTGCGCGGTAGAAATTCTGCAGGTTGTCTTTCTGCGCTACGTAGGGCCGCACGGTACCGTCGAACTGAATGACCTGCGAGCCGTCGAGTCGGCCACCCCAGCTGGAGTTGCCGACCTGCGCGGCCCCAACGGCCGTAGTGGGTTTGATGTTATTGGCGCCCTGCCCGTACTCGTACTGCCAGTCGGTGAGGCTGAAAATTCGCTCGGTTACGTAGTTGCTGTTGAACTCGATTCCCTCGTTGTTCTTGGCGCTTTTCGTGTTAATCAGAATTACGCCGGCCTTGGCGCGGTAGCCGTACAGGGCGGCGGCGGCGGCGCCTTTCAGCACCGAAATGCTTTCAATGTCGTCGGGGTTGATGTTGGAAATGGCGTCGCCCAGATCGGGGGAGTTGTCGTACTGCCCGCCGGTGTTGGCAACGCTGGGCTGACTTTCCACCGGTATCCCGTTGATGACGTAGAGCGGCTGGTTGGTTTGGTTCAGGCTCGACACGCCCCGGATAATAACGTTGCTGGAGGAGCCCGCCCCGCCGGCGGTAGAGTTTACGTTCAGGCCGGCTACTTTCCCCACCAGGGAGTTAGTCACGTTGGTTTCCCGTGCCTGAGTCAGGGTTTCGCCCTTCACCTCCGTGACGGAATAGCCCAGGGTTTTCCGCTCCCGCGCTACGTTCAGGGCCGTTACCACCACTTCGCCCAGCTGCTGGGCATTCTCGCTCAGCGTCACATCGACAACCCTTCTGGACCGCACCGCAATGGTTTGCGGAGTAAAGCCAATTGAAGAAAACACCAGGGCGGCCGTATCGGGGGCCGCAATGGAATACGCCCCGCTGGCATCGGTGCTGGTGCCCTGCTGGGTACCGCGGACAATGACGGTGACGCCCGGCAGGGAGCCGCCTTTCGCGTCGGTGACCTTACCAGTCACCGTCAGGGTTTGAGCCAATCCTAAGCCCGGCAGGCTCAGGAGCAGCAATACAGTAAGCCAAGTAAATTTTCGCATAGCCTTCAGTGGGGGTTGGTGAGAGAAAACGCGGCAACCAGCTTCACAAGCCCGACCGCAGCGGATTCTCAGGCTACACAGGCCTAGAAACCACCCGAAAATCAGGCAGGAAAGAAGAATTCGTATTGAATGCGCAACTAGGTGGGCGTACTGCGGGGCAGTACCGGGAGCAGGCTCTGACGGGCAAAGCGGCTGAGTTAATCAGGGATTATCCAGCCGGAACTACGGTATTATCGACGACTTCTGAAGCTGCAAACAACTTCATAGTCAGGTAATAGAGCGTGGAGCAGGGTACTCGGGCGTGTGCATAAGCGGCCACCTAATGGAAAGACAATAAGAGCCGGCCGTATTCGCAGGGGTAGGATACAGACCTTTAGGCTAAGCCCAGACACCTTATTCTCACCAGTATTCCAAATAGCCTGATTCCGAGAACAAACCAAGACTAATTGAATAGGTATTACTGGCTATGCTCCAAACTTAGATTTCCTTGGGCGACGAAACAAGCACTATTAAGAAAATATGTGTGCGCACACGCAGAAATTTCGATTCAAAGTGCCCGCACACGCAGGAAAAGCTATTCTCAAAAATCCAAAAAAGTCTGCGAATAATAGAGCAGTTGTTATGCCCTACTCCATTTAAGTATTCGATTATTATTGATATAATTTTTCTTGTATCCACTCAACCTAGATACCGTTCTCAAGCGGCGCGGGCACCAAACTGGCCGGGGCGCTGGCAGCGGCAGGCACAGTGTACTTTGCCTGGCTTCTCACTTGGTAGGCGTGGCCCTTCCAGCCAAAAAACAGTATGTAGAGGTAGCACGGAATCAGCAACACATACGCATACTGCAAGCCGATGCTTTCGCTAAGCAACCCATAGACGTAGGGCAAAATGGCCCCGCCCCCAATACCCATTATCAACAATGCGGAGCCCCGCTCGGTCAGTGCGCCAAGGCGCTGAATGCTAAGCGGAAATATAGCCGGCCAGAGCAGCGAGTTGGCCAGCCCCAGCAGGGCTACCAGCAATACCGATACGTAGCCGTGGGTGCACACAATTCCTAAGGTACAGCCTACGCCTACCAGGGCGCAGATGCTCAAGGCCGTCTGCTGATTAACGTAGCGGGGAATGGCCAACACACCAATAACGTAGCCCACCAGCATGGCTACCAGAGTCAGGGAAGTGAAGTTACGAGCCACATCAAGACTGATGCCTTGCTCCCGGCCGTACTGGATAATGGTGTCGCCGGCAATTACCTCTACTCCTACGCAGCAGAAAATGGCCAGCACGCCCAGCAGCAGGTGCGGAAATTGAAAAATGCTGCGGGTTGGCTCCTCGCTGGCTTCCGCAGCATCTTCCGGCAGCGGGCCGATTTCGGGTAGGCTGGAAAGCCGAATCAGGACGGCCAACACTACCAAAACCACTGCCATAATCACGTAAGGGCTTATAACCCGGTCGGCCAACTGCTGAAGAAGCGTAGCCTTCGCGGCCGCTGAACTAGTAGCCAGCTGGGCTTCCAGCGCCGTGGCTCCCTCCAGCACCACCGCCCCGATAAGCACCGGACTCAGGGCACCCGCTATTTTACTGCAGATGCCCATGATGCTGATGCGCTGGGCCGCACTTTCCAGGGGCCCCAGAATAGTAGCGTAGGGATTGGAAGCGGTTTGGAGCAAAGCCAGGCCCGCGCCCTGCACAAACAGCCCGAGCAGAAACAGCCCAAATGAGCGGGCGTGGGCCGCTGGCACAAACAGCAGCGCCCCAGCCGCCATAACCAGTAGTCCCAGCGCCATTCCGTTTTTAAAGCCAGTTTTCTGCAGGATAAGTGCCGAGGGAATGGCCAGAAAAACGTAGGCAATGTAGAAAGCAAACGTCACCAGCAGCGCCTGCGAATAGGTCAGTTCACAGGCCAGCTTTAAAAATGGAATCAGCGTTCCGTTGAGCCAGGTTATAAACCCGAAAATAAAAAACAGAGCGCCAATAATAGCCAGCGGCGGTACGACACTTCGGGAAGCTTGTTTCATAGGGCAGAAAAGGGCTTGGGGCAGGCAACCAGCAAGACCACAGCGGTGGCAGCAGCTGCCGCTGAAAAAAGCGGCAGCTGCCCAAAACAAGTTGATTACCAGCCTTTGGTGGGAATTTCGGAACTTCTCTGAACCGGC belongs to Hymenobacter cellulosilyticus and includes:
- a CDS encoding SusD/RagB family nutrient-binding outer membrane lipoprotein, with amino-acid sequence MKNIFPKYPAALLAALLLASGCTDDFEDINTNPSTYTQSTFDANYLLTTSQLAYTGSSDFAYDTWRANLIYSATVIQGLSTVVSYWAGDKYLLNEAYTAAYWGGNTVGAYAEQVKPVTDMVEFTRGKAQYKNLHQVGRIMRALIMERLTDLYGDVPYNEAGKGYYTGTIRPKYDKQQDIYNDLLKEVEEATAALDPNADVPSGDVFYKGNIAQWQRLGNTLLLRLAMRLTKVDPAKAQAYATKVVGKTMQSNADNAYVVHDVAGARVTQNRNSQVLLGDGGQENYYVKWSQTFIDYLKGNNDPRLSKIAVTQLYLTDVSKTQNPGAISTPAVQKGMPNGKDLSGRAAFDISGAANYTTFPAYSSPSPGMIKRNGPTFVLTYGESELLLAEAAQRWGIGGSAAQHYNAGVTAAMTYLSQYDPTMAVAEAEATTYLAAHPYNAANGLEQINTQYWALTNTMLDFYESWANYRRSGFPALTPVVYPNNATNGQIPRRFPYPTSEITSNPDNYRDASAAVTGGDNLIGRVWWDK
- a CDS encoding sugar MFS transporter codes for the protein MKQASRSVVPPLAIIGALFFIFGFITWLNGTLIPFLKLACELTYSQALLVTFAFYIAYVFLAIPSALILQKTGFKNGMALGLLVMAAGALLFVPAAHARSFGLFLLGLFVQGAGLALLQTASNPYATILGPLESAAQRISIMGICSKIAGALSPVLIGAVVLEGATALEAQLATSSAAAKATLLQQLADRVISPYVIMAVVLVVLAVLIRLSSLPEIGPLPEDAAEASEEPTRSIFQFPHLLLGVLAIFCCVGVEVIAGDTIIQYGREQGISLDVARNFTSLTLVAMLVGYVIGVLAIPRYVNQQTALSICALVGVGCTLGIVCTHGYVSVLLVALLGLANSLLWPAIFPLSIQRLGALTERGSALLIMGIGGGAILPYVYGLLSESIGLQYAYVLLIPCYLYILFFGWKGHAYQVRSQAKYTVPAAASAPASLVPAPLENGI
- a CDS encoding SusC/RagA family TonB-linked outer membrane protein; protein product: MRKFTWLTVLLLLSLPGLGLAQTLTVTGKVTDAKGGSLPGVTVIVRGTQQGTSTDASGAYSIAAPDTAALVFSSIGFTPQTIAVRSRRVVDVTLSENAQQLGEVVVTALNVARERKTLGYSVTEVKGETLTQARETNVTNSLVGKVAGLNVNSTAGGAGSSSNVIIRGVSSLNQTNQPLYVINGIPVESQPSVANTGGQYDNSPDLGDAISNINPDDIESISVLKGAAAAALYGYRAKAGVILINTKSAKNNEGIEFNSNYVTERIFSLTDWQYEYGQGANNIKPTTAVGAAQVGNSSWGGRLDGSQVIQFDGTVRPYVAQKDNLQNFYRAGHSWTNTLAFNKAFTGGSVRLSASNLTNKAVVPNSGLGRQTFNFVGTFDPFKRLTIDARANYILEQADNRPILSDGAGNANFNVTFLPTSLDVRTLEPTVNADRTELQYNTGNPYNTNPYFAAYRFVNNTRRERLLSSVSARYAFENGLFLQGRVGRDGYTDRFTSVTPSGTAYLPTGRITELTTQFTDLNADGLIGKTFEVGDDFAFTPNLGVSYRRTKSEAFQNIGSDLAVFGVNTLGNAKNKSAQSFFSDQEVQSAYGSLEFAYRELLFLTTTLRRDWFSTLATPGKDNKLFNTTPGISASFVFSELVKPDFLSFGKIRAGYSEVSQATLPFQTQLSYAFLPTSLNGLPLGTISPDNVNIPNTGLRPSRAQEIEIGTELAFVKNRVRLDLTFYKKNSKDEIVFAPASISSGYQGAVLNSGEMENKGVEMLLTVQPIRTTDFIWTSSYNAAYNKNTVLSLAAGQQQSVYATSRSGVGFVGQIVGQPYGQVLAYDYKYNADGSIATTPNGVPARGELKSFGTAFHPWTQGWSNDFVYKRLNLGVLIDGKFGARSSRPPTTTAPSSGCTSGPW